The genomic segment ATATGCAAAGAAACCGATGGGCAGCAACACGACCAAAACAGAGCCCTAAACAAAAAAATCCGGCAGAGGCTTTTAGCTCCTACCGGATCGATATATAATTCAACTAAAAAAACCTAGATAGCTATTTTGCCATTTTCTCATCAAGAGTTTTTCGAACAATCTCGCTGATATCAAGACTTTCATCAGCATACAGCAGACCGTTGCTTCGTGATTTCTCAAAAACAAGGCTCAGTCCCTCCTTTTTACCAACCTCAGTAATAACTGTTTGCAGTTCTTTGAAAATAGGGTCAAGAACCTTTTTTTCAAGTTGCTTCATCTCGTACTGCGCATCTTCCACCTTGAGCTGGTACTCTCGTAAGTTTTTCTGGTACTCACGTTCTTTTTCGGCCCGAACCTCTTCGCTCCAGACAGAGCTTTTCTTCTCTATTTCCTTGGCCTGTTCCTGAATGCTTTCCTGTTCACCTTTAAATTTTGGCTCCAGTTCACTTTTTTTGGCCTCTAAAACTTTACGCGCCTCCTGACCAACTTTAGCGCTGTCTATAATCTCCTG from the Desulfobulbaceae bacterium genome contains:
- a CDS encoding OmpH family outer membrane protein, with product MKRLSRIVVFAFLIAAFFAAPLTASAKELKVGIISIQEIIDSAKVGQEARKVLEAKKSELEPKFKGEQESIQEQAKEIEKKSSVWSEEVRAEKEREYQKNLREYQLKVEDAQYEMKQLEKKVLDPIFKELQTVITEVGKKEGLSLVFEKSRSNGLLYADESLDISEIVRKTLDEKMAK